GATACGGCATTCGAAAGCATTGCTTATGAGGATAGGGCGTTCCCCATCGGGGAGGGGCAGACTATTTCCCAGCCTTATACAGTGGCCTACCAGACACAGTTGCTGGAGGTAAAGCCATTTGAAAAGGTACTGGAAATAGGCACCGGTAGTGCTTACCAGGCCTGTGTACTGGCAGAACTGAAGGCGATGGTCTTCACTATTGAGCGTCAGAAACGTCTCTTTGACCAGGTAAAGCTGTTTCCTTTTAAAGCAAAGTATCCTAATCTCCGGTTCTTTTATGGAGATGGGTATGAAGGTCTACCTACCTATGCACCTTTTGACAAGGTACTTGTCACCGCAGCGGCCCCCCAGATCCCGGAGCGCCTGTTGCAGCAAATGAAGATCGGTGGCAAAATGGTGATTCCTGTCGGCGGACAGGAAGTGCAACGTATGTTGCGCATTACCAAGGTAAGTGAGTCAGATTATGAGCAGGAGATGTTTGACAATTTCTCGTTTGTACCGATGCTGGCAGGGAAAAAAGCCTGATGAAGGGGGTTATAACCTTTCGTTTTGTGGCTTTTTGTCCTCAATTTCCGGCGTTTCTTCCAGATCTTCCTGTTTCTTCTTTCTTTTGAATAAGTTTGGATCCATCTTTCCAAAACGGTAACGGATGTTCAACCTGATAAAACGGGTCATCCTCTTACGGCTGTAGTCCTGTATAAAGGCGTCAGTTTCGTAGTGGGAGCTATATTGTTGTGTATTTAATATATCGGAGATATTGAGAGAGATGGCCAGTGCATTGTTCTTCAGCATTTCTTTCCGCACCCCCATGTCAATACCGTTCATTGCCTTGAAGGTACCCTGTGGCTGTACGCGGGGTGACCGGTAGTGTGCGTTCATTTGTATATTAAAACGGCCGGGCAGGCGGCAATTTGAGTTCACATTGATACCCCAGGAGAAATATTCGTTGCTGATGGCGGCGCCGGTCAGTTTGCTGTATTCCAGGTTCAGGTTACTGGATACATTCCAGCCTTTGAGGATGTGAAGGTTGTAGGTAAAGTTAGCTCCCCAGTCTTTGTCAGTCGCCAGGTTCATAGGTTTGGTCGTGGTGATACCGGTAGTGGTATCCAACACACTGATGCGGTCAATGTCGTCATTGGCCTGGGAATAGTATACCCCGGTATTCAGGAAATCTTTTGAACCTGGGTAATATCTTGAGTAGTTCATTTCGAACTTATGGGTCAGGGATGGGCGTAAAGCCGGGTTACCCACGCGGATGTTCTGCGGGTCGGAGTTGTTCACGTAGGGGAGTAGCTGGTCAAAATTCGGCCTGTCTATGCGGGTAGAATAGTTGAAGATCAGGCTTTGGTCCTGGTTATGTGGCAGGTTGTATTTCAGGAATACACTGGGAAATACGTTGAAGAATTTATTATTCACAGAAGTATCCTTGGTGTATGAGTAGCCATTGAGATAAGCCTGTTCTACGCGGGTGCCGACCATGTAACCGAGGTTGCCGATGGCGTTGGATACATTGACGTAGGCACCGTAAATGTCTTCCTTATAATAATAGGTATTGGAAAGCAGGCTGCTGGTCTGGTATTCCATAGAGTCCCAGTTGTAGACCTGTGCGTTATAGTCGTTGTTGTTATTCCGTAGCGTGACTTTACCTCCTGTTTCGAATTTACCTTTTTTCCCGAATGGGGTGGTATAGTCTGTCTGGATGTTCCAGAACTTATTTTGAGAGCGGCCGGTATTCGCCTGCAGATCGGGATTGGTGGCAGTGTTATACTTTGTGAAGTAGTTACTGTTGCTATTGCCTTTGTTGTTGCTATAGCTCACGTAGGCAGTCCACTCTTCGTTCTGCCTGCTGGTAGTGTGGCGAAAATTGAATGCAGTGTTATTGTTGGGATTTTTATTCCTGCTGGTATTATGTCTTTCACCTGATTTGACGGGGTCTTTGACCTGGTTGAGGTAATCGAGCAAAATGTTGTCTTCGCTATTACCGCCGCTACTGCTAAAGCCTTCGGAGAGGGTGAAAGTATTATACTCACCGAGGTAATAGTCGAGTCCAATACGGCCGCCGTTTTGGTGACTGGTGTTCTTATTATGGCTATCCTGTGTAAAGAACCAGGAGCCGGAAGTATCGGCGATCAGGTTCTGGCGGTAGCTATATCCGGAGCCGGTGGTCGATTCATAGCGGCCATTGTAGTTACCAAAGAAGTTGAATTTCTTCAATCTTAAGCTGGCGTTTGCCGTTCCGTTAACTTGTCCTCTTGTCGCTATGCCGGCGTTGAACATGACATTGTAGCCGATAGCTTTATCTTTTTTCAGCACGATATTGATGATACCGCCACCGCCATTGGCGTCGAATTTGGCAGAGGGGTTGTTGATTACTTCAACTCTGTCGATCGTCTCTGCGGGAATCATTTGCAGGGCCGTTTTAGCATCTCCAAAGGGGGAGGGTTTGCCGTCTACATAGATGGTGACGCTTTTGCCACGGAGGGTAACGTTATCGTCTATATCCACGTCCACGCTGGGAATGTTTTTTAGAATATCAGTGCCTGTACCTCCTTCGGCGGTTACGAAAGCGCCGGCGTCGAATACCTGTCTGTCGATCTGCATAGAGAATGCGGGTTTTTCGGATTTGATTTCGACGGTAGCGAGGACTTTGCCGGTGGGGGTGAGCTTTAGGGTGCCCAACGGTTTATTGGTCGTAATGTTTTTATAGAGGTGGTCGTAACCCATGAAGGAGATACGGAGTATGTAGTGGCCGGTTTGCAGCGAATTGAAGCTGAAAGTTCCATCTGGTTGGGTGTACATACCTGTGAGCACGGAAGAATCTTTTTCCTGTAGGATGACTACGGAAGCATATTCAACGGGCTTACCGGTGTTGGCGTCTATAGCTTTGCCGGTCAGCTTGTTAGTGGTTTGGGCTACTACAGAAACATAACAGGTGGCCAGGACCGCTGTTATTATTAACAGGGAATACCGCATGGAAAGAAAGTTGAGACCGTAACAAATATATTAGTAGTGGGGGGGAATAGGGAATGGAAAATGATGAAAGGTGAGGATTAGGTGTGTGAGGGAAAAAAAGTTCTAAAAATATTTGGAAGTAGAGAATTGTTTTACTTATCTTTGCAATCCCAATTCAAACGGTGGTTGTAGCTCAGTTGGTTAGAGCACTAGATTGTGGTTCTAGGGGTCGTGGGTTCGAACCCCATCATCCACCCACCTTTTTGAAAAAAGGACTTCTGAATAAGAGGTCCTTTTTTTTGTTTGTGACAATCCTTTTTTATGAAATATTCCTGCCTTTTTCTCCAACGCCCACGTATTTAAGCATAGCTAAGCTATTTGACTGTTGCTCTATTATTACCTGACTTTTCTTGACCTCAATTAATTTTTGGTTAATGGGAACAATAATTAATGTATATGCCGTGTCACAGGGTGGTAGATGTTTACCAGGCATTAGTGAAGTTGTATTGACAAAAAGGAGAAAATGTGAGAATAAGAGCAAGAAAGAAATTTCCCCTGATTTTTTAAACACTGTTGTCAGTACTGACAAATTTGCCGTCATTAAACTGCCAGTATAATAATATAGATCCCGGTATTTACCAGGTAGGTGGCAGGTAGTCGTCAGTCGGAATAAAGTGGGGAGGTTGATTTTTAACTACAACCTTCGGGTCGGAGATTGATGGAGAAGTACCACAAATTTTGTGTATCAATTATCTGTCAATAATAGTGGTAGAATGCGTTAAAATCAGTGAATTATTGACACTGCGGAATGAAAAAACTCTGTAAAATCCAGGGTGTGTTTCGCTGGTCAATTGTACGGTGCCGACCAGATTCCTAAATATCTGTCGTATTTCTATTTGTTGGTTTGAGCGTAACTGGTTAACTGAGGTAACAGGATTAACGGTAAAATGGATATGTTCATTATTAGGAATTTGGTAAGGGAAAAGAAATCAAAATAGCCAGCAGCAATTCCTCTCTTTTACTATTTGTAGGAAAAATACAACAACCCTCCTTGGGAAAAATAATTTGATATTTTTATAATTTTTATTTTTTACTTTTATAAATTGGAATAGAATTGCTTACTGTCAGCAGTAATGATTATACCTGAAATATGCCAACGTTAAAATGAAAATCTATATTTGACAACCAATCATCATAAAATATAATAATCATAACAGATATGGCTATCATTTGCATCGCCCGGCATTGCAAGTGGTTCACATCATAGAGGGTGAAAGGGGGAGAGTTTAATTTACGGATTCCAGGAAATGAAAAAGCTAAAGAAGTTAAGACATCATAATCTGAGCATGGGCACGCCATGCTGAAATGTATCCTTTCAAAAGAATTTTATAACGTTATCATATGAGAAACGAAAGCCACAGCAGGGCTTTTAATTTAGATTGTCTAATACAAAATGGATATATCCAAGGGTAAATATTACCTGGTAGATTCCGCTTGGAAGCGGTTTCAGGAGGGAGAGTATATCGCTTTGGGCGAAATTTTCCGTAAGCTTTACGGAGAGCTTTTCTATTATGGGGTGAAACTTATACCCATGGAAGAAGTTGTGCGTGATACTATCCAGGACATTTTCGTAGATATCTGGTCGAGAAAGGAAAAACTCATCAAAGTCAATAATATCAGGGCATACTTGTTTGTATCACTTCGGCATGAGCTACTGCAGCATATAAAAAAGCTAAAAGTTGAAGACCGGGCTGAATTAATGGGTGTTGAGCCGTTTGATTTTTCAATGGAAGATTTTATAATGCAGAAAGAAAATGATTCCAGCAAAAGGCTGCTGCTGGGTCAGAGCCTTCAAAAACTAACTGACAGGCAGCGGGAAGTCATCTTATTAAGATTTAACCGGGAAATGGAATTTGAGGATATTGCACAGATCATGCGCATGAACCTACAGTCTGTTCGCAATTTGCTCTTTCGGGCACTCCAGAAGATCCGGAGCAATATGACCACCCAGAAATGTTAACCACAGAATTATTATAACCCACAAATATCCCTCTCTTAATTTTTAAATTTTTTTTTCACTGAAGTGAGTATAAAATGATTTCTCCTACTCTTTGTTATAAACAGATTAGGACATGGATTTTTTCAATCAGGAATTATTTCAGCAATTAATTGCCGATCTACGCTTTATACAATGGGCAAGAGGTAGGGTGGTAGAAGATGAAAACTACTGGAATAATTGGAAAATATACCATCCGGAGGATGCCGGCACTTTTGATGAGGCATTGGCCATGGTCCAGGATCTTACGATGCGGGAACCGGAGATAAGCGACGAAGAAATCCGCTATCTATGGAGCCAGGTTGATAACCGCATTAAGGAAAAGGAAAATCTGACACAAAGAAGAAGCTTCTTTATCTGGATGAAGGCTGCTGCCGCATGTTTAATATTAGGCTTACTGAGTTATACAGTGTGGTTGACTATTGATAATAGCCGGATCAAATCTGCCTATGCACACATTTCAGATCATTTGAATAATCAGATGGTGTCTGTACAGGCCCCCATGGGAACAAGAGCGGAGGTTGATCTGCCGGATGGGAGTAAAGTATGGCTGAATGCAGGTTCGCGGCTAAGCTACCCGGCATTATTCCAGAATAACGAACGAAGAGTGCATTTAGACGGAGAAGGATTCTTTAAAGTCCAGAAAGGTAAGGTTCCTTTTATAGTAGAAAATGCCGGCCCGGAAGTAAAAGTGTATGGTACCTCTTTTAATGTAAATGCATATGTTAATGAAAACCTGGTCACAGTTGCATTAATAGAAGGAAAAGTATCTCTAAAAACAGATGAAGGGGAACAGTTTTTGAAGCCGGACCAGGTTTCATACTTCGATAAAACGAAGAAAACCCTTGCCATTAAAGACGAGCAACCCGATCGTTTCGTTTGCTGGCGGGATGGGAAATTTATATTCAGAAATACACCTATTGATGCGATCCTTAGAATACTGCAAAGAGAGTACAACGTATCTATTGATATGAAAGACCCATCGCTGGGCAGCTATCGCTATAATGCCACTTTCCAGTATGAAAATCTGGAGCAGATCCTGCAGTTACTGGAATTTTCTGCTCCTATAAAATGTGAATATATAAAAGGGCGATTTATGGAAAACGGATCTTATGTAACAGGACAAGTCCACATATACCTGAATAAGCAAAGGAATCTTAAACTCTAAAAAACAACTGCGTATGTAAAAAAACGAAATGCAGGTAATGCGCTAACATTGCCTGCACTTACACGAATTGAAACTTAATTGATTGTAAAAAATTACCTACTTCAAAAGTATGAAAAAAATTGATAGGATCAGTAAATCCGAAAGGGTTTGTTATGCTAAGATGTTACGTCTTATAAAGCCAACTGTCTTTTTGTTATTGCTCTTTGGCCTTGAGCTAACGGCCGTATCTGGTTTCTCGCAGGCAACACGATTGACCCTGAATGTTAAAAATGCCGCATTAGAAGACGTATTAACACTGATTGAAAAACAGAGTAGCTACGTTTTCATGTATAACAGGCAGATAATAGACGTTACGAAAAAGACCGAAATCAAAGTTGAGAATGCTTCCATTAAAGATGTGCTGGACCTGCTTTTTGCTAAAGTGAACATCAGTTATCGCATTATTAACAAGCAAATAGTGCTCTCCCCAGAATATAATAATGGACCTGAACCCGGCAAAAAAATAGCGGGCAGGGTAACAGATGCCCATGGAAATCCTATAATTGGCGTGTCTGTGTCTGTCAAGGGAACTGCAAAAGGTGTTGTTACTGATCCGACAGGAAATTATGCTTTATCAAACGTTCCTGACAATGCTGTACTGGTGTTTTCGTATGTAGGCATGCAAAAACAGGAACTTCCTGTAACCGACAGAGCAAAAGTGGATGCAGTTATGAAAGATGGATCCGTTGGCATGAATGAGGTAGTAGTAACTGCGCTCGGTATTAAGAAGGAATCCAAATCACTTTCTTATAATGTACAGCAGTTGACCGGTGCGGATGCATTTAAAGTAAACGATGCCAATTTCGTCAATAACCTGAATGGTAAAGTTGCAGGCGTCACCATTAACAGCTCCTCAGCTGGCGTAGGTGGTTCTTCCCGTGTGGTTATGCGCGGACTGAAATCCATCAACGGTAATAATAACGCCTTGTATGTGATTGATGGCATACCTATGATGAACCTTGCCAGCCAACAGCCTTCCGGTGTATTTGAAGGAGCCGGACAAACCGGGGATGGTGTTTCAAATTTAAACCCGGATGATATTGAGAGCATTTCCGTATTAGCCGGTCCGGCGGCAGCTGCCTTATATGGTAGTTCTGCAGCAAATGGTGTGGTGCTGGTCACAACAAAAAAGGGACAGAAGAAGAAAACGTCTCTTGATCTGACTAATAGCACTACTTATTCCTCACCGCTCATATTACCCCATTTTCAGAATACCTACGGGCCGTCTGAACAGGGTAGTTATAACAGCTGGGGAGACAAGCTCACAACTCCCTCTTCTTATAAACCTAAGGATTTTTTCCAGACAGGTATAAATTTTTCCAATTCAGTGAGTCTTTCTACGGGTTCGGATAAAAATCAGACTTACCTGTCAGCAGGTAATGTGAATGCAACGGGTATTGTTCATAACAATGATTACACGCGCTATAATTTCTCTGTGCGGAATACTTCTACTTTCCTGGATGATAAACTGACGCTGGATCTTGGATTCATGAACAGTATCGTCAAAGAGCAGAACATGATATCTCAGGGGCAGTATTTTAATCCACTGGTAGAAGCGTATCTTTTTCCTCCGGGAGATGATTTCTCCAAAGTCCAGGTGTTTGAACGTTATGATGCATCCCGCAATTTTAAGGTGCAGTTCTGGCCTTACGGGGATGAGGGTTTATCCATGCAAAATCCTTACTGGATCACAGAGCGGGATAACTTCATCAATCATAAGGATCGTTACATGACTAACGCTTCCCTGAACTACAAACTGGCGGACTGGATCAATCTTTCCGGTCGTGCCAAAATGGATAAGAGCAGTGACCGTTATGAGAAAAAGTTTGCTGCTTCTACGAATACGCTCTTTGCTTCAGATAACGGCTATTATTCACTGAATGAACAAGCCACCCGGCAGATCTACGGAGAATTTCTGGTGAATATTAATAAATATTTCCATCATCAGATGTTTGGGCTTACAGCGAACGTTGGTGCGAATATCGAAGATGTTCAGTTTGATCAGGATCTGTATGGTGGCAAATTGCAGGGAGTTCCGAATTTATTTACATATTCCAATGTAAATGTTTCTACTTCTGAAGCATCACAAACCGGGTATCACAAACAGAAGCAATCTATATTCGCCAGCACACAGTTAGGGTACAAAGGGATGGTCTATCTGGATCTTACCAGCCGTAATGACTGGTCGTCTACACTGGCCAATTCAAGCATTAAATCATTCTTTTACCCGTCAGTAGGTTTGTCTGGTATTCTTACCGATATTTTGGGAATCGGGTCTGATCTGATGCCATACTGGAAAGTAAGGATGTCTTATTCAGAAGTAGGTAATGAACCGAATGTTTTCCTGACTATCCCAACCTATATCGTTACCAGCGGTTATCCGCAGACCCAGACCCGTATGCCCAATACGAATCTGCAACCTGAACGGACCAAATCATGGGAAGCCGGTATGAACTTCTCCTTCTTCAAAAACAAGTTAAAGTTGGACGCAACTGTCTATAAATCCAATACCTATAACCAGTTCTTTGAGCCAACGCTGTCAGCTTCTTCCGGTTATACAAGTGTAATTGTCAATGCCGGCCGTGTTGAGAATAAGGGTATAGAAGTTTCAGCCAGGTTAAATGAAAAAATAGGTAGTGTGGGTTGGAATTCTTACGTCACCTATTCACTAAACCGGAATAAAATTGTGCGCCTGCTTGATGGCTGGGAGAACCCCAAAACAGGAGAGGTGATTTCATTGACTGAATTTGATATGGGGGGAACAGGCAGTTATAAGATGATGCTGAAAGAAGGAGGCTCAATGGGAGACATTTACGTCAATACACTGAGAACAGACGAACATGGCGCGATTTACGTTGATCCCACATCACAGACAGTTGTAGCGGCGTCTAATACATTTATTTACGCCGGGAACGCGAGTCCAAAATACAACCTCAGCTGGGGCAACCAATTTAACTGGAAAGGCATTTCTCTGAATGTCCTCTTCTCAGCCAGGGTTGGTGGCATTGTGGTATCTAATACCCAGGCCATACTGGATGCATTTGGCGTATCAAAAGCATCTGCAGGTGCGCGAGATGCTGGCGGAGCATTGGTAAATGGAAAGCGTATCCCTGCAAAGGATTATTATACCACCATTGGAAACGTAACAGGAGGAATTGGCTCTATGTACACCTATAGTGCCACCAACGTACGGTTAAGTGAACTCACCGTAGGATATGACCTGCCACTGAGAAAATGGAAATCCTGGGTCAATGGAGCGAATCTCTCTCTGGTAGGTCGTAACTTATTCTTCCTTTACAACAAGGCGCCTTACGACCCGGAAGTAACAGCTAATACTGGTACCTATTACCAGGGCGTAGATTACTTTATGCTGCCAAGCCTCCGTAGTATTGGTTTTTCCTTAAAAGTTCATTTTTAACACTTTTAATTCAATGGTAGCTATGATAAAACATAAGACCTTTCTCCGAAACAGCATCATACCTGTAGCAGGAGCTTTGCTGATCATGCTAAATTCCTGCACGAAATCTTTTGAAGATTATAACACCAATCAGCATGAAGCGACAGAGGATATGCTCTCTTACGATAATTTAAAAACAGGCGCATTCTTTACGCAGATGGAAAGGAATGTAGTGATCTTTGACGACGGTAAGAATCTGAGCAGTGACTACCAAGTTGGCCAGGGGCTTACCTCGGATATTTACGCCGGTTATTACGCGCCTACCGGTACCTGGTATAACGGCATCCATAATGGATCCTACTATTTCATTACTGGCTGGATTGAAAAAACATTTACTGCTGGTTTTTCGGGTATTATGCCTGCCTGGCAATCCATCGTGACAGCGGCGGATGCAGATGGTCTTGAGGAAGTGTCAGCACTTGCCACCATCGTGAAAGTGGAGGGTATGCATCGCGTAGCAGATGCTTATGGTCCTATTCCTTATCTTAATTACGGAAGTGGTTCACTGCAGAATGATTATAATTCACTGGAAGATGTATATACAAAGTTTCTGACTGAGTTAGATTCTTCTATCACAGTGCTGACAAACTATGCAAACGGTAATCCAGGCGCCACCATTTTTAAAAGATATGATTATATCTATAGCGGTAATGTTACAAAGTGGATCAAATTTGCCAATACACTCCGCCTGCGCCTGGCTATGCGTATTGTATATGTTAATCCTGCACTCGCCAAAACAGAAGCTGAGAAATCAGTGAATCACCAGATGGGGCTTATTTCTGAAGTAACTGACCGCGCAGCATTGCAGCATACATCCAATTTAACATACCATCATCCGCTTTACGATATCGCCTATAATTTTAATGCGGGTGAAGCGCGCATGAGCGCATCAATGGATGCTTATCTGAATGGGTATAAAGACCCCCGTTTATCAGCCTATTTTGTTCCTGCGGTTACAGACGGTAAATATCATGGCGTGCGGCTTGGCATACAGACTTCAGTTTGGTCTAAGTATGTAGGCAATGATATTTCCAACCTGAACGTAGATCAAAGTACGAGTATTGTGTGGATGACGGCTGCAGAATCCTGGTTTTTACGCGCGGAAGGGGCACTTTGGGGCTGGAATATGGGAGGATCTGCACAGTCTCTTTATGAACAGGGTATTGAGACCTCTTTTGCGGAAAACAACGCTGGCAGTGCGACAAATTATATCGCAGATGCAACAAGCACGCCAGCTGCCTTTACTGACAATGCCGCCGGCTCAGATTTCAGTACCGCTGCACCAGGTACTATAACGATTGCCTGGAATAGCAGTGCCAGCTTTGAAACAAACCAGGAACGGATCATCACTCAGAAATGGATAGCTATGTATCCGGACGGCCCTGAAGCATGGGCTGAATTTAGGAGAACAGGCTACCCAAGGCTGCTCCCGGTTGTAACTAATAATAGTGGTAGTACCATTAATACGGATAAACAAGTGCGCCGTATTCGTTATCCACAATCAGAATATACGAACAATGCCGTAGGCGTTATTACAGGTGTTAATTTACTGGGCGGTCAGGATAATGGCGGTTCCAAACTCTGGTGGGATAAAAAATAATGAATGTATTACAATCAATGGCTAAAATTCGTCGAAATGAATATAAAAATATTAGGGATAAGATTTTTCCTTTTTTTAATACCCCTGTCAGTGTTTTTTTCATCCTGCAAAACAGATCCGGAAGCCCTGGTTGTTCAGGATCTGACTACGTATAATGCACAGTATTATAAGAACCTGAGAGAATATAAGAAGTCAAATCATACTATATTTTTTGGCTGGTATGCGGCCTATGCGCCGGTAGAAGGCGTTTCCGGTTATAAAGATCCGGCATCCTGGGGAGAACGGATTGCTGGTATTCCAGACAGTATCGACATTGTGTCTTTATGGATGGGGATTCCCGGAAATGATCCCGCTAATGATGACTATGCGCCCATAGCTTATAAGGATATGTGGGATGCTAAGAATAATAAGGGAACCCGTTTTGTAGCGCCTACCATTGTCAGGATGAATAGTGTGATCACACTGAAAGATGGAACTAAATATGATCTGAGCGCCAATCATACGGATGACGGAATTAATGTTTTTGCACAATATCTGGTTGACCAGGTACTGGATGCCAAAATAGATGGGGTAGATCTGGACTATGAACCCGAAGGTGACTGGTTGCAAGGTGATAATTTTACAAAGTTTGTTCAGTATATCGGTCAATACTTTGGACCGCTGGGAAAGTATCCTGACAAATTACTTTGCGTGGACTTTTACAATCAGGCGCCGCCTAAAGAAACAGATCCTTATGTGAATTATTACGTGAGGCAATCTTATTCTGCTGGTTCCGCCGCTACGCTGCAGAGCCAGTTTAATACGATCAACTGGACTTCACCTTCAAAATTTATAGTGACAGAAACATTTGGAGAGAATTACGCGAATGGAGGGGTTCCCTTTACCGAAGTGGATGGGAATACCTTTACCAAAGAAGGCACCCAAATGTATTCTCTTGAAGGAATGGCTCGCTGGAACCCTACACAGGGAGCTAAAGGAGGTTTTGGGGCTTTTTACTTTGACAGGGATTATTATTCAAGCACCGGCATTACTTACTATAATGTAAGGCGTTGCATTCAGATAACCAATCCGGCTATCAGATAATGTACGGTTTAATCACTTTAAAGTATTGATGAAATGAGCATACAAAAATATATAAAGCTAATTATTCCCATATTGGGAAGCATATTCCTCCTGTGCGGATGCACGCCTGATCACTTTGATTATAACAAAGAAGTTATCCTGGTTACCGGAACGGAAAGTAATCCACTTGTGAAGTTTACCGTGGAAGATACACCTGCCTCTTATGTAGTAACTGCATCAGCAACAGGAAAAGTGACGAAAGATGTGACTGTCAATTTTGAAATAGATACAGCGCTGGTAAGTACCTATAATA
This Chitinophaga sancti DNA region includes the following protein-coding sequences:
- a CDS encoding RagB/SusD family nutrient uptake outer membrane protein, producing the protein MIKHKTFLRNSIIPVAGALLIMLNSCTKSFEDYNTNQHEATEDMLSYDNLKTGAFFTQMERNVVIFDDGKNLSSDYQVGQGLTSDIYAGYYAPTGTWYNGIHNGSYYFITGWIEKTFTAGFSGIMPAWQSIVTAADADGLEEVSALATIVKVEGMHRVADAYGPIPYLNYGSGSLQNDYNSLEDVYTKFLTELDSSITVLTNYANGNPGATIFKRYDYIYSGNVTKWIKFANTLRLRLAMRIVYVNPALAKTEAEKSVNHQMGLISEVTDRAALQHTSNLTYHHPLYDIAYNFNAGEARMSASMDAYLNGYKDPRLSAYFVPAVTDGKYHGVRLGIQTSVWSKYVGNDISNLNVDQSTSIVWMTAAESWFLRAEGALWGWNMGGSAQSLYEQGIETSFAENNAGSATNYIADATSTPAAFTDNAAGSDFSTAAPGTITIAWNSSASFETNQERIITQKWIAMYPDGPEAWAEFRRTGYPRLLPVVTNNSGSTINTDKQVRRIRYPQSEYTNNAVGVITGVNLLGGQDNGGSKLWWDKK
- a CDS encoding glycoside hydrolase family 18; the encoded protein is MFFSSCKTDPEALVVQDLTTYNAQYYKNLREYKKSNHTIFFGWYAAYAPVEGVSGYKDPASWGERIAGIPDSIDIVSLWMGIPGNDPANDDYAPIAYKDMWDAKNNKGTRFVAPTIVRMNSVITLKDGTKYDLSANHTDDGINVFAQYLVDQVLDAKIDGVDLDYEPEGDWLQGDNFTKFVQYIGQYFGPLGKYPDKLLCVDFYNQAPPKETDPYVNYYVRQSYSAGSAATLQSQFNTINWTSPSKFIVTETFGENYANGGVPFTEVDGNTFTKEGTQMYSLEGMARWNPTQGAKGGFGAFYFDRDYYSSTGITYYNVRRCIQITNPAIR